A region from the uncultured Stenotrophomonas sp. genome encodes:
- a CDS encoding Plasmid replication/partition related protein (fragment), protein MRRESEGEAAPAASDTDADTPPWEPAPKLSKTELAREAKLSASQVAMIEKIHSHAAPEVIAAVKTGALSISAAAVVASLPEEEQRAAAQGGKDELKQAARRVREARRKPKPEPVAEDAATPTANAADAGEVEALRQRVASLTAENQALRMELDALRARLAAATESTEA, encoded by the coding sequence TTGCGCCGCGAGAGCGAAGGCGAGGCCGCGCCCGCCGCATCTGATACCGACGCCGATACACCGCCGTGGGAACCGGCACCGAAGCTGTCCAAGACCGAACTGGCGCGCGAGGCCAAGCTCAGCGCCAGCCAGGTGGCGATGATCGAGAAGATCCACAGCCATGCCGCGCCGGAAGTGATCGCGGCAGTGAAGACCGGCGCGCTGTCGATCAGCGCCGCGGCGGTGGTCGCCAGCCTGCCGGAAGAGGAACAGCGCGCGGCGGCGCAAGGGGGCAAGGACGAACTGAAGCAGGCAGCCAGGCGCGTGCGCGAAGCCCGGCGCAAGCCGAAGCCCGAGCCGGTTGCGGAAGATGCAGCAACACCAACCGCCAACGCGGCGGACGCTGGCGAAGTAGAAGCCCTGCGCCAGCGCGTGGCCTCGCTGACCGCCGAGAATCAGGCACTGCGCATGGAGCTGGATGCGCTGCGCGCTCGGCTGGCCGCCGCAACGGAAAGCACCGAAGCCTGA
- the dapA gene encoding dihydrodipicolinate synthase (Evidence 2a : Function of homologous gene experimentally demonstrated in an other organism; PubMedId : 1463470, 1885529, 2120198, 3514578, 7853400, 8993314, 9298646, 9600841; Product type e : enzyme): MVAAATGNAAPTGHRWLLSCLESAFPTTAPGIFQMTSSPAPLRGSIVALVTPMHEDGSVDYDALRRLIDWHVAEGTDCIGVVGTTGESPTVNVDEHCQIIRVAVEQAAGRVPVMAGCGGNSTAEAIALARFAREVGASSQLQVVPYYNKPGQEGQYRHFKAIAEATGDLPIVLYNVPGRTVADMQHDTVLRLAQVPGIVGIKEATGNLERAQWLIREAPEGFAVYSGDDATAVALMLCGGHGNVSVTANVAPRLMRELCAAALAGDVAAAMAIQRRLLPVHRQMFVEANPIPVKWALARMGRCGGTLRLPMTELEPANQARLEAALREAGLLA; encoded by the coding sequence ATGGTTGCAGCGGCAACCGGAAATGCCGCGCCGACAGGCCACCGGTGGCTGCTTTCTTGCTTAGAATCGGCGTTCCCCACGACGGCTCCCGGTATCTTCCAGATGACTTCTTCCCCCGCCCCGCTGCGCGGCAGCATCGTCGCGCTGGTCACGCCCATGCACGAGGACGGCAGCGTCGACTACGACGCGCTGCGCCGCCTGATCGACTGGCACGTGGCCGAGGGCACCGATTGCATCGGCGTGGTCGGCACCACCGGCGAGTCGCCGACGGTGAACGTGGACGAGCATTGCCAGATCATCCGCGTGGCGGTGGAACAGGCCGCCGGGCGGGTGCCGGTGATGGCCGGCTGCGGCGGCAATTCCACCGCCGAGGCGATCGCATTGGCGCGGTTCGCGCGCGAGGTGGGCGCCAGCAGTCAGCTGCAGGTGGTGCCGTACTACAACAAGCCGGGGCAGGAAGGGCAGTACCGCCATTTCAAGGCGATCGCCGAGGCCACCGGCGATCTGCCGATCGTGCTCTACAACGTGCCGGGCCGCACCGTGGCCGATATGCAGCACGACACCGTGCTGCGGCTGGCGCAGGTGCCGGGCATCGTCGGCATCAAGGAGGCCACCGGCAACCTGGAGCGCGCGCAGTGGTTGATCCGCGAAGCGCCGGAGGGTTTCGCGGTGTATTCGGGCGACGATGCCACCGCGGTGGCGCTGATGCTCTGCGGCGGCCACGGCAACGTCAGCGTGACCGCCAACGTGGCGCCGCGGCTGATGCGCGAGCTGTGCGCCGCGGCGCTGGCCGGCGACGTGGCGGCGGCGATGGCGATCCAGCGGCGGCTGCTGCCGGTGCACCGGCAGATGTTCGTCGAGGCCAACCCGATCCCGGTGAAGTGGGCATTGGCGCGCATGGGCCGGTGTGGCGGCACGCTGCGGCTGCCGATGACCGAGCTGGAGCCGGCCAATCAGGCCAGGCTGGAAGCAGCGCTGCGCGAGGCGGGCCTGCTGGCCTGA
- the rlmL gene encoding Ribosomal RNA large subunit methyltransferase K/L (Includes: 23S rRNA m2G2445 methyltransferase; 23S rRNA m7G2069 methyltransferase) has translation MAYSVRCRAPEQHLDAELTLAVDAHVSGTAITHARFAAQRIKDAVVDRLRGQGMERPSVNVEFPDVRINLSLRKGRATISIDLGGGSLHKRGWRLAQNDAPLKENLAAAVLLRAGWPKIHAEGGGLLDPMCGGGTLLIEGVLMAADVAPGLQRHGSIPPSRWRGFDQPQWRELLAEARERERVGRAALKQVIHGSDIDPQAIRAARQNAEEAGVGEAIWFGARDVADLQVPPQEAGCVVCNPPYDERLFADAALYRRLGDALKRTVPQWRASLLCGNAELAFATGLRARKTYQLFNGAIECALIVCDPIAVPQREHDGVPRELSEGAQMVANRLRKNLKKFKSWRAREDVTCFRAYDADLPEYAAAIDVYQEDGGKRRTFLHVQEYAAPAAIPDADVRRRRNELLAAAREVFAVPAEQVALKTRERGKGGSKYGRFEQRGEFVLVRENDALLRVNLFDYLDTGLFLDHRPLRRQMAGQARGKRFLNLFCYTGVASVEAAVAGAASTTSVDLSGTYLQWCADNLALNGMGGSAHRLVQADAIQWLEAERGQFDVIFCDPPTFSNSARAEDFDVQREQLRLLRAAVARLAPGGVLYFSNNFRRFKLEENAIAEFAQCREISAQTIGPDFERNARIHRAWELRRA, from the coding sequence ATGGCGTATAGCGTTCGTTGTCGCGCCCCGGAACAGCATCTGGACGCCGAGCTGACGCTTGCCGTCGATGCCCACGTCTCCGGCACCGCCATCACCCACGCGCGCTTCGCCGCGCAGCGGATCAAGGACGCGGTGGTGGACCGCCTGCGCGGGCAGGGCATGGAGCGGCCGTCGGTGAATGTCGAGTTCCCGGACGTGCGCATCAACCTGTCGCTGCGCAAGGGCCGGGCCACCATTTCCATCGACCTCGGCGGCGGCTCGCTGCACAAGCGCGGCTGGCGGCTGGCGCAGAACGACGCACCGCTGAAGGAGAACCTTGCCGCCGCGGTGCTGCTGCGTGCCGGCTGGCCGAAGATCCACGCCGAAGGCGGTGGTCTGCTCGACCCGATGTGCGGCGGCGGCACGCTGTTGATCGAAGGTGTGTTGATGGCCGCCGACGTCGCTCCCGGCCTGCAGCGCCACGGCAGCATCCCGCCGAGCCGCTGGCGCGGTTTCGACCAGCCGCAATGGCGTGAATTGCTGGCCGAGGCGCGCGAACGCGAGCGTGTGGGCCGGGCTGCATTGAAGCAGGTCATCCACGGCAGCGACATCGATCCGCAGGCGATCCGCGCAGCCAGGCAGAACGCCGAGGAAGCCGGCGTCGGCGAGGCGATCTGGTTCGGCGCGCGCGACGTCGCCGACCTGCAGGTGCCGCCGCAGGAAGCCGGTTGCGTGGTTTGCAATCCGCCCTATGACGAACGCCTGTTCGCCGATGCCGCGCTGTACCGCCGGCTCGGCGATGCGCTCAAGCGCACGGTGCCGCAGTGGCGCGCCAGCCTGCTGTGCGGCAATGCCGAATTGGCCTTCGCCACCGGCCTGCGCGCGCGCAAGACGTATCAATTGTTCAACGGCGCGATCGAGTGCGCGCTGATCGTCTGCGACCCCATCGCGGTGCCGCAGCGCGAGCACGACGGCGTGCCGCGCGAGTTGAGCGAAGGCGCGCAGATGGTTGCCAACCGCCTGCGCAAGAACCTGAAGAAGTTCAAGAGCTGGCGTGCGCGCGAGGACGTCACCTGCTTCCGCGCCTACGATGCCGATCTGCCCGAATACGCGGCGGCCATCGACGTCTACCAGGAAGACGGTGGCAAGCGGCGCACCTTCCTGCACGTGCAGGAATACGCCGCGCCGGCGGCGATTCCCGACGCCGACGTGCGCCGCCGCCGCAACGAACTGCTGGCCGCCGCGCGCGAAGTGTTCGCGGTGCCGGCCGAACAGGTGGCGTTGAAGACGCGTGAGCGCGGCAAAGGCGGCAGCAAGTACGGGCGCTTCGAGCAGCGCGGTGAGTTCGTATTGGTGCGCGAGAACGATGCGCTGCTGCGGGTCAACCTGTTCGACTACCTCGACACCGGCCTGTTCCTCGACCACCGCCCGCTGCGCCGGCAAATGGCCGGGCAGGCGCGCGGCAAGCGCTTCCTCAACCTGTTCTGCTACACCGGCGTGGCCAGCGTGGAAGCGGCGGTGGCCGGTGCGGCCAGCACCACCAGCGTCGATCTGTCCGGTACCTACCTGCAATGGTGCGCCGACAACCTCGCGCTCAACGGCATGGGCGGCAGCGCCCACCGGCTGGTACAGGCCGATGCGATCCAGTGGCTGGAAGCCGAGCGCGGCCAGTTCGACGTGATCTTCTGCGACCCGCCGACCTTCTCCAATTCCGCGCGCGCCGAGGATTTCGACGTGCAGCGCGAACAACTGCGGCTGCTGCGTGCGGCGGTGGCGCGGCTGGCGCCGGGTGGCGTGCTGTATTTCTCCAACAACTTCCGTCGCTTCAAGCTGGAAGAAAACGCGATTGCCGAATTCGCGCAGTGCCGCGAGATCAGCGCGCAGACCATTGGCCCGGATTTCGAACGCAATGCGCGCATCCATCGCGCGTGGGAGTTGCGGCGGGCGTAA
- a CDS encoding putative transmembrane protein (Evidence 3 : Function proposed based on presence of conserved amino acid motif, structural feature or limited homology), with amino-acid sequence MGAADPRRAQLRRLKLYALAMLLAMLAGFVASHLNGERGAWAWVGAFCEAATVGALADWFAVVALFRRPLNLPIPHTAIIPRNKARIADSLAVFVRDHFLEPDALLAKLKVFDPATRLGHWLAQPQQARMLAGMARGWAVQALDLLDETAVRAAIQRFVVEQLRQWNAAATAGDLLGLLTADNRHQHVLDEGLTRIAGWLDDDAVRQRASTLIVRYIRKEWPKLASTVDWVKPIDEIGDSLAERLARAALEELQEVLSQPGHPLRQDYARWLGDYMQRLRHDPALAERVDALKQQVIDHPAVQDYVQGLWQRIHRYLRGDLSREDSALAGHLERSLGKLGTAIGGDPALRDALNQHMLAGAEKLTTRLRSGVTAHIAQTVKSWDEAKLVEQLELSVGRDLQYIRFNGTLVGGLIGLLLHALTGWLHL; translated from the coding sequence GTGGGCGCCGCCGATCCGCGCCGCGCGCAGCTGCGCCGGCTCAAGCTGTACGCGCTGGCGATGCTGCTGGCGATGCTGGCCGGCTTCGTCGCCAGCCACCTCAACGGCGAGCGCGGTGCGTGGGCGTGGGTGGGCGCGTTCTGCGAGGCGGCCACGGTCGGCGCGCTGGCCGACTGGTTCGCAGTGGTGGCGCTGTTCCGCCGCCCGCTGAACCTGCCGATCCCGCACACCGCGATCATCCCGCGCAACAAGGCTCGCATCGCCGACAGCCTGGCGGTGTTCGTGCGCGACCACTTCCTCGAACCCGACGCATTGCTGGCCAAGCTGAAGGTATTCGACCCGGCCACCCGGCTCGGGCACTGGCTGGCGCAGCCGCAGCAGGCGCGGATGCTGGCCGGCATGGCGCGCGGCTGGGCCGTGCAGGCGCTGGATCTGCTGGACGAAACCGCCGTGCGCGCCGCCATCCAGCGTTTCGTGGTCGAACAGCTGCGGCAGTGGAACGCCGCGGCCACCGCCGGCGACCTGCTCGGCCTGCTCACCGCCGACAACCGCCACCAGCACGTGCTCGACGAAGGGCTGACCCGCATCGCCGGCTGGCTCGACGACGACGCCGTGCGCCAGCGCGCCTCGACACTGATCGTGCGCTACATCCGCAAGGAATGGCCGAAGCTGGCGAGCACCGTGGACTGGGTGAAGCCCATCGACGAGATCGGTGATTCGCTGGCCGAGCGGCTGGCGCGTGCGGCGCTGGAGGAACTGCAGGAGGTGCTGTCGCAGCCCGGACACCCGCTGCGGCAGGACTACGCGCGCTGGCTCGGCGACTACATGCAGCGGCTGCGCCACGACCCGGCGCTGGCCGAACGCGTCGATGCGCTCAAGCAGCAGGTGATCGACCACCCGGCGGTACAGGATTACGTGCAGGGCCTGTGGCAGCGCATCCACCGGTACCTGCGCGGGGACCTGTCGCGCGAGGATTCGGCATTGGCCGGGCACCTGGAGCGCAGCCTCGGCAAGCTCGGCACCGCCATCGGCGGTGACCCGGCGCTGCGCGACGCGCTCAACCAGCACATGCTGGCCGGCGCGGAGAAACTCACCACGCGCCTGCGCAGCGGCGTGACCGCGCACATCGCGCAGACGGTGAAGAGTTGGGACGAGGCGAAACTGGTCGAGCAACTGGAACTGAGCGTCGGCCGCGACCTGCAATACATCCGCTTCAACGGCACCCTGGTCGGCGGCCTGATCGGCCTGCTGCTGCACGCGCTGACCGGTTGGCTGCACCTGTAG
- a CDS encoding conserved hypothetical protein (Evidence 4 : Homologs of previously reported genes of unknown function) has translation MDIIVNEELKAYIDPLTSDEHDALERSLLAEGCRDALVLWGNVLIDGHNRYGICMKHGLPFNTVQNTRFRTMEDVHLWMIEQHLGRRSVSDFQRGVLALRKKEILQARRQAQQARAARPPRPGAAQARDPRCAPCRRAGAVAPRERRRGRARRI, from the coding sequence ATGGACATCATCGTCAACGAAGAACTCAAGGCCTACATCGACCCGCTGACATCGGACGAGCACGACGCGCTGGAGCGCAGTCTGCTCGCCGAGGGCTGCCGCGATGCACTGGTGCTGTGGGGCAACGTGCTGATCGACGGCCACAACCGCTACGGCATCTGCATGAAGCACGGCCTGCCGTTCAACACCGTGCAGAACACCCGCTTCCGGACGATGGAGGACGTGCACCTGTGGATGATCGAGCAGCACCTGGGCCGGCGCAGCGTGTCCGACTTCCAGCGCGGCGTGCTGGCGCTGCGCAAGAAAGAAATTCTGCAGGCGCGGCGGCAGGCCCAGCAGGCGCGGGCTGCGCGGCCGCCTCGCCCTGGCGCTGCGCAAGCGCGCGATCCTCGATGCGCGCCATGCCGCCGAGCAGGAGCAGTTGCGCCGCGAGAGCGAAGGCGAGGCCGCGCCCGCCGCATCTGA
- a CDS encoding Peptidase propeptide and ypeb domain-containing protein gives MDNRPLHTALLAAALALATTGVARAQDALTAPQVRAQLEAQGYTEVEDLEFEDGMWKAEATSANGKHVDVRLDPTNGTVYPAEAVPQLGEADIRAQLATAGYSGVHDVELDDGLWKAKGRTAGGSKVKVRLDPATGEVVAQEKD, from the coding sequence ATGGACAATCGACCGCTACATACCGCCCTTCTTGCCGCGGCCCTTGCGTTGGCCACCACCGGCGTCGCCCGGGCGCAGGACGCACTCACTGCGCCACAGGTGCGTGCGCAGCTGGAGGCACAGGGCTATACCGAAGTGGAGGACCTGGAGTTCGAAGACGGCATGTGGAAGGCCGAGGCGACCAGCGCCAACGGCAAGCACGTGGATGTGCGCCTGGACCCGACCAACGGCACCGTGTACCCGGCCGAGGCGGTCCCGCAGTTGGGCGAAGCCGACATCCGCGCGCAGCTTGCCACGGCCGGCTACAGCGGCGTGCACGACGTGGAGCTGGATGATGGCCTGTGGAAGGCCAAGGGCCGGACTGCCGGAGGTTCCAAAGTGAAAGTGCGCCTGGACCCGGCCACCGGCGAAGTGGTCGCACAGGAAAAGGATTGA
- the yhjE gene encoding putative transporter (Evidence 3 : Function proposed based on presence of conserved amino acid motif, structural feature or limited homology; Product type pt : putative transporter) yields MTPSTAAPVANSPGRVLAASLVGTTIEFFDFYIYATAAVLVFPKLFFPESSENAAMLQSLATFAVAFIARPVGSALFGHYGDRIGRKATLVAALLMMGLSTVAIGLLPTHDRIGLAAPALLALCRFGQGLGLGGEWGGAVLLATENAPPGKRAWYGMFPQLGAPLGFLLSAGIFLLLGKAMDDAAFLAWGWRVPFIASALLVIVGLWVRLNIHETPDFLRAMETGQRVRLPMREVLAGHGFAVAVGTLAAFATFVLFYLMTVFTLGHGTTKLGYAREDFLLMQMVGILFFAAGIPLSAWYGDRRGTVHTMLLATLAIFAFGLLFQPLFQAAHPWQVIGFLSLGLFLMGLTYGPCSTMLASLYPVQVRYTGASLSFNLAGILGAAPAPYAATWLAGKFGIAAVGWYLCVTALVTGLALWAIAWRGTGKV; encoded by the coding sequence ATGACGCCTTCCACCGCCGCCCCTGTCGCCAACTCCCCGGGCCGTGTGCTGGCGGCCAGCCTGGTCGGCACCACCATCGAGTTCTTCGATTTCTACATCTACGCCACCGCGGCGGTGCTGGTGTTCCCGAAGCTGTTCTTCCCCGAGAGCAGCGAGAACGCGGCGATGCTGCAATCGCTGGCGACCTTCGCGGTGGCCTTCATCGCGCGGCCGGTGGGCTCGGCGCTGTTCGGCCACTACGGTGATCGCATCGGCCGCAAGGCCACGCTGGTGGCGGCGTTGCTGATGATGGGCCTGTCCACGGTGGCGATCGGCCTGCTGCCCACCCACGACCGCATCGGCCTGGCGGCGCCGGCGCTGCTGGCGCTGTGCCGGTTCGGGCAGGGCCTGGGGCTGGGCGGTGAATGGGGTGGGGCGGTGCTGTTGGCCACCGAGAACGCGCCGCCGGGCAAGCGCGCGTGGTACGGCATGTTCCCGCAGCTGGGGGCGCCCCTGGGGTTCCTGCTGTCGGCCGGCATCTTCCTGCTGCTGGGCAAGGCGATGGACGACGCGGCATTCCTGGCATGGGGTTGGCGCGTACCGTTCATCGCCAGCGCACTGCTGGTGATCGTCGGCCTGTGGGTGCGCCTGAACATCCACGAGACGCCGGATTTCCTCAGGGCGATGGAAACCGGGCAGCGGGTGCGCCTGCCGATGCGCGAGGTGCTGGCCGGGCATGGCTTCGCGGTGGCGGTGGGCACGCTGGCCGCGTTCGCCACCTTCGTGCTGTTCTACCTGATGACGGTGTTCACGCTGGGCCACGGCACCACGAAGCTGGGCTATGCCCGCGAGGACTTCCTGCTGATGCAGATGGTCGGCATCCTGTTCTTCGCCGCCGGCATCCCGTTGTCGGCGTGGTATGGCGACCGCCGCGGCACGGTGCACACGATGTTGCTGGCGACGCTGGCGATCTTCGCGTTCGGCCTGTTGTTCCAACCCTTGTTCCAGGCCGCGCACCCGTGGCAGGTGATCGGTTTCCTGTCGCTGGGCCTGTTCCTGATGGGCCTTACCTATGGTCCCTGCAGCACCATGCTTGCCAGTCTGTACCCGGTGCAGGTGCGCTACACCGGCGCGTCGCTGTCGTTCAACCTGGCCGGCATCCTCGGCGCCGCGCCCGCGCCCTATGCGGCGACGTGGCTGGCCGGGAAATTCGGCATTGCCGCGGTGGGCTGGTATTTGTGCGTGACGGCGTTGGTGACGGGGCTGGCGTTGTGGGCGATAGCGTGGCGCGGTACCGGTAAGGTATAG
- a CDS encoding conserved membrane hypothetical protein (Evidence 4 : Homologs of previously reported genes of unknown function), whose amino-acid sequence MASASPELEQFVRDALMRGHDREQVTQTLLAAGWSAEQVGGVLDGWAEVDFALPVPRPRASLSAREAFLYLLLFSALYFFAWNLGSLLFALLEHLLPDPADAQWQVLRRTGSIRWSLSALVIAFPVFTFVARHLAHDVARHPIKRLSPIRRWLTYLTLFVAAAVLIGDLTTLVFNLLGGELSLRFVLKVAVVAAIAGTVFGHYLRDLRREEVAGADQPASGRRVLWAAGIATALSIAAGVWVMDSPAQQRRLRLDETRIGDLQTLGIAVNQWWHEHQSLPTDLGMLAAQPGVNLPRHDPAGGGDYRYHPLDATHYELCADFATDSGERRARWRLPQAGQWAHPAGAHCFRRGVGDGD is encoded by the coding sequence ATGGCCTCCGCATCCCCGGAACTGGAGCAATTCGTCCGCGACGCACTGATGCGCGGCCACGACCGCGAGCAGGTGACGCAGACGCTGCTGGCCGCCGGCTGGAGCGCCGAGCAGGTAGGCGGCGTGCTCGACGGCTGGGCCGAGGTGGATTTCGCGCTGCCGGTGCCGCGCCCGCGCGCCTCGCTGTCCGCGCGCGAAGCCTTCCTCTACCTGCTGCTGTTCAGCGCGCTGTATTTCTTCGCATGGAATCTCGGCAGCCTGCTGTTCGCGCTGCTCGAACACCTACTGCCCGACCCGGCCGACGCGCAATGGCAGGTGCTGCGGCGCACCGGCTCGATCCGCTGGTCGCTGTCGGCGCTGGTCATCGCCTTCCCGGTATTCACCTTCGTCGCCCGCCACCTCGCCCATGACGTCGCCAGGCATCCGATCAAGCGCCTGTCGCCGATCCGCCGCTGGCTCACCTACCTGACCCTGTTCGTCGCCGCCGCGGTGCTGATCGGCGACCTGACCACGCTGGTGTTCAACCTGCTCGGCGGTGAACTGAGCCTGCGCTTCGTGCTCAAGGTCGCCGTGGTCGCCGCCATCGCCGGCACGGTGTTCGGCCACTACCTGCGCGACCTGCGCCGCGAAGAGGTCGCGGGCGCCGACCAACCAGCCTCCGGCCGCCGCGTGTTGTGGGCCGCCGGCATCGCCACCGCTCTGTCCATCGCCGCCGGTGTGTGGGTGATGGATTCACCCGCGCAGCAACGGCGGCTGCGGCTGGACGAAACCCGCATCGGCGACCTGCAGACACTGGGGATCGCCGTCAACCAGTGGTGGCACGAACACCAGTCGCTGCCGACCGACCTCGGTATGCTGGCCGCGCAACCGGGCGTCAACCTGCCGCGCCACGACCCGGCCGGCGGCGGCGATTACCGCTACCACCCGCTCGACGCCACGCATTACGAACTGTGCGCCGATTTCGCCACTGACAGTGGTGAACGCCGCGCGCGCTGGCGCCTGCCGCAAGCCGGGCAATGGGCGCATCCGGCCGGCGCCCACTGCTTCCGCCGCGGCGTGGGCGACGGGGACTGA